Proteins encoded together in one Stutzerimonas stutzeri window:
- the birA gene encoding bifunctional biotin--[acetyl-CoA-carboxylase] ligase/biotin operon repressor BirA, with protein sequence MNKLLRLLQDGRFHSGQELGEALGVSRSAVWKHLQRIQNETALPLYKVPGRGYRLAEPLSLLTEDQLLPQLEALGWELYLFDALDSTNAEALRLLSTGRAPFLVVAESQSAGRGRRGRHWVSPFGQNLYCSLAFKVHGGTRQLSGMSLVVGLAVMQTLRGMGLPQAGLKWPNDVYVDGRKIGGILLELTGDPADECHVIAGIGINVNMADAEGIDQPWTSLREWIGMVDRNELLLTLAATLKTYLDRHLAAGFASLREEWEAAHIWQGQSCTLSTGAHELSGTVLGVDPQGGLRLMIDGVERSFSGGELSLRLDR encoded by the coding sequence ATGAATAAGCTTTTAAGGTTGCTCCAAGATGGGCGGTTTCATTCTGGGCAGGAGTTGGGCGAGGCATTGGGAGTAAGTCGCAGTGCTGTCTGGAAACACCTCCAGCGCATTCAGAATGAAACCGCGCTCCCCCTCTATAAGGTCCCAGGCCGCGGGTACCGATTGGCAGAGCCATTGTCGCTGCTCACCGAAGATCAGTTGCTTCCGCAATTGGAGGCGTTGGGCTGGGAGCTCTATCTCTTCGACGCTCTCGACTCGACAAACGCAGAAGCTCTACGGCTTCTGTCTACTGGTCGGGCTCCGTTCCTGGTAGTTGCCGAGTCTCAGTCTGCCGGACGGGGGCGGCGTGGGCGGCACTGGGTGAGTCCGTTCGGGCAGAACCTGTATTGCAGCTTGGCGTTCAAGGTGCACGGTGGCACTAGGCAGCTGTCGGGCATGAGTCTGGTGGTCGGCTTGGCCGTCATGCAGACATTGCGCGGAATGGGATTGCCTCAAGCCGGGCTGAAGTGGCCGAACGACGTGTATGTGGACGGGCGCAAGATCGGCGGGATTCTGCTGGAGTTGACCGGGGATCCGGCGGATGAGTGCCATGTCATAGCCGGCATCGGGATCAATGTGAATATGGCGGACGCTGAGGGGATCGACCAACCTTGGACATCGCTCCGGGAGTGGATTGGGATGGTTGATCGAAATGAGCTGCTGCTGACGCTCGCCGCCACACTCAAGACATACCTTGATCGACACCTGGCTGCTGGTTTCGCCAGCCTCAGGGAGGAGTGGGAGGCCGCCCATATTTGGCAGGGGCAAAGCTGTACGCTTAGTACCGGCGCGCATGAGCTATCAGGAACGGTCTTAGGGGTCGATCCGCAAGGTGGGCTCAGGCTAATGATTGATGGTGTTGAGCGTTCCTTCAGTGGGGGAGAACTTAGCTTGAGGTTGGATCGATGA
- a CDS encoding pantothenate kinase has product MILELDCGNSLIKWRALSPDSGVVVAQGASSSSIELLSELASLALLRISKARLVSVRSDQETAEICSRISDALGVGVQRAVPSKELGGVVNGYLEHERLGMDRWLAMVGAFQLRRNAMLVVDLGTAVTADLVDENGLHLGGYICPGLSLLRSQLHTHTQRIRYSMEEALSSCDALEPGRTTGEAVERGCLLMLRSFVSSQIAHASGRFGTDVSVYATGGDAALIEDIDLIQRVPDLVFRGLAIACP; this is encoded by the coding sequence ATGATTCTTGAGCTGGATTGCGGCAACAGCTTGATCAAGTGGCGCGCGTTGAGCCCTGACTCTGGAGTCGTGGTTGCGCAAGGGGCCTCGAGTTCGTCGATAGAACTGTTGAGCGAACTCGCCAGTTTGGCCTTGTTGCGAATATCAAAAGCCAGATTGGTCAGTGTCCGCAGCGATCAGGAAACCGCAGAAATCTGCTCGCGTATATCGGACGCGCTAGGTGTTGGGGTGCAGCGCGCTGTGCCCTCGAAGGAGCTTGGCGGGGTAGTCAATGGATATTTAGAGCACGAGCGTCTCGGGATGGATCGCTGGCTGGCTATGGTTGGCGCTTTTCAGTTAAGGCGCAATGCAATGCTTGTGGTGGACCTGGGCACGGCAGTAACTGCGGATCTTGTGGATGAGAACGGCTTGCACCTAGGTGGCTACATTTGTCCCGGCCTGTCCTTGCTGAGAAGTCAGTTACATACTCATACGCAGCGCATACGTTATTCGATGGAGGAGGCGCTTTCCTCGTGCGACGCTCTAGAGCCTGGGCGCACTACAGGTGAAGCAGTAGAGCGCGGCTGCCTGTTGATGCTTCGCAGCTTTGTGTCGTCGCAAATCGCGCACGCCAGTGGTCGTTTCGGGACGGACGTCAGTGTATATGCCACGGGAGGGGACGCTGCGCTCATAGAGGATATCGATCTGATCCAGCGGGTGCCGGATCTCGTTTTCCGAGGGCTGGCAATCGCTTGCCCCTAG
- a CDS encoding SPOR domain-containing protein, producing MRWLFLLLVLLNVFFWIQHQYQSPVRVKEITPLDSYNRPQQNITLLSESSAKERRSSASPLATENGCLFLGGFDDRPPAEALEQRLLSLDVQSEIQEVDTASGVDYWVYLPPLASRQASLRQLRELQSRNIDSYIITVGDLANGISLGIFSRKDSAEGVVARLREVDYAALVRELPRMHRKYWVRVGAASRGQLDDAMLQGLKNDMPELQHRQMPCAGVATSE from the coding sequence ATGCGTTGGTTGTTTCTTCTTTTGGTGCTTTTGAATGTTTTTTTCTGGATTCAGCACCAGTATCAGTCTCCGGTCCGTGTCAAAGAAATAACGCCGCTGGATTCCTATAATCGCCCTCAGCAGAACATAACGCTGCTAAGTGAATCTTCAGCAAAGGAGCGCAGAAGCAGTGCCTCGCCGCTCGCTACAGAGAACGGTTGCTTGTTCCTGGGTGGGTTCGATGATCGGCCGCCGGCGGAAGCCCTGGAGCAGAGGCTGCTAAGCCTGGACGTACAGTCTGAAATACAGGAGGTGGATACAGCCAGTGGCGTGGACTACTGGGTGTATCTGCCTCCTCTAGCGTCCAGGCAGGCGTCTTTGCGTCAGTTGCGTGAGCTGCAAAGTCGCAATATCGACAGCTACATCATTACGGTAGGCGATCTGGCAAACGGCATTTCCCTTGGAATATTTTCCCGCAAAGACTCTGCAGAAGGGGTCGTTGCGCGCTTGCGCGAGGTGGATTATGCGGCGCTGGTTCGAGAGTTACCGAGAATGCACCGCAAGTACTGGGTGCGCGTAGGGGCCGCCAGCCGTGGTCAGCTGGACGATGCAATGTTGCAGGGGTTGAAGAACGACATGCCGGAGCTGCAGCATCGGCAGATGCCCTGCGCGGGCGTTGCAACTTCTGAATAG
- the tuf gene encoding elongation factor Tu has product MAKEKFERNKPHVNVGTIGHVDHGKTTLTAALTRVCSEVFGSARVDFDKIDSAPEEKARGITINTAHVEYDSNVRHYAHVDCPGHADYVKNMITGAAQMDGAILVCSAADGPMPQTREHILLSRQVGVPYIVVFLNKADMVDDAELLELVEMEVRDLLSTYDFPGDDTPIIIGSALMALNGEDDNELGTTAVKKLVETLDSYIPEPVRAIDKPFLMPIEDVFSISGRGTVVTGRVERGIVKVQEEIEIVGLRPTTKTTCTGVEMFRKLLDEGRAGENCGVLLRGTKRDEVERGQVLAKPGTIKPHTKFEAEVYVLSKEEGGRHTPFFKGYRPQFYFRTTDVTGSCELPEGVEMVMPGDNVKMVVTLIKPIAMEDGLRFAIREGGRTVGAGVVAKIVE; this is encoded by the coding sequence ATGGCTAAAGAAAAGTTCGAACGTAACAAACCGCACGTCAACGTCGGCACCATTGGTCACGTCGACCATGGCAAGACCACTCTGACTGCCGCTCTGACTCGCGTGTGCTCCGAGGTCTTCGGTTCCGCTCGTGTCGACTTCGACAAGATCGATAGCGCTCCGGAAGAGAAGGCTCGTGGCATCACCATCAACACCGCCCACGTAGAGTACGACTCCAACGTCCGTCACTACGCGCACGTTGACTGCCCGGGTCACGCTGACTACGTGAAGAACATGATCACCGGTGCTGCCCAGATGGACGGCGCGATCCTGGTCTGCTCGGCTGCTGACGGCCCCATGCCGCAGACTCGCGAGCACATCCTGCTGTCCCGTCAGGTTGGTGTTCCGTACATCGTCGTGTTCCTGAACAAGGCCGACATGGTTGATGACGCCGAGCTGCTCGAGCTGGTCGAGATGGAAGTTCGTGACCTGCTGTCGACCTACGACTTCCCGGGTGACGACACTCCGATCATCATCGGCTCCGCGCTGATGGCGCTGAACGGCGAAGACGACAACGAGCTCGGCACCACTGCGGTGAAGAAGCTGGTCGAGACCCTGGACAGCTACATTCCCGAGCCGGTTCGTGCCATCGACAAGCCGTTCCTGATGCCGATCGAAGACGTGTTCTCGATCTCCGGTCGCGGCACGGTGGTAACCGGTCGCGTAGAGCGCGGCATCGTCAAGGTTCAGGAAGAGATCGAGATCGTCGGTCTGCGTCCGACCACCAAGACTACCTGCACCGGCGTTGAGATGTTCCGCAAGCTGCTCGACGAGGGTCGTGCTGGCGAGAACTGCGGCGTGCTGCTGCGTGGCACCAAGCGTGACGAAGTGGAGCGTGGTCAGGTTCTGGCCAAGCCGGGCACCATCAAGCCGCACACCAAGTTCGAAGCCGAAGTGTACGTGCTGTCCAAGGAAGAAGGTGGTCGTCACACCCCGTTCTTTAAGGGCTACCGTCCTCAGTTCTACTTCCGTACCACTGATGTGACCGGATCGTGCGAACTGCCGGAAGGCGTCGAGATGGTAATGCCGGGCGACAACGTGAAGATGGTTGTCACCCTGATCAAGCCGATCGCCATGGAAGACGGCCTGCGCTTCGCGATTCGCGAAGGTGGTCGTACCGTTGGTGCCGGCGTGGTTGCCAAGATCGTCGAATAA
- the secE gene encoding preprotein translocase subunit SecE has product MNVKAEANDARFDLVKWLVVAALVVVAVVGNQYYSAEPILYRVLAVLAIGVVAAFVALQTSKGRSFAVLLKEARGEIRKVVWPTRQETTQTTLIVVVVVLVMALLLWGLDSLLGWLVSMVVG; this is encoded by the coding sequence ATGAATGTCAAAGCTGAAGCCAATGATGCGCGCTTCGATCTGGTGAAGTGGCTTGTTGTGGCTGCTTTGGTTGTGGTTGCTGTTGTTGGCAATCAGTACTACTCCGCTGAGCCTATTCTCTATCGTGTCCTTGCTGTTCTCGCAATAGGCGTGGTTGCCGCGTTTGTTGCTCTGCAGACGTCCAAGGGGCGTTCGTTTGCCGTGTTGCTGAAAGAAGCGCGCGGCGAGATTCGCAAGGTCGTCTGGCCGACCCGTCAGGAAACCACTCAGACTACGTTGATCGTGGTCGTTGTCGTTCTGGTTATGGCGCTGCTGTTGTGGGGGCTCGATTCCCTGCTTGGCTGGTTGGTCTCCATGGTTGTGGGTTAA
- the nusG gene encoding transcription termination/antitermination protein NusG: MAKRWYVVHAYSGYEKHVMRSLIERVKLAGMEDEFGEILVPTEEVVEMRNGQKRKSERKFFPGYVLVQMEMNEGTWHLVKDTPRVMGFIGGTADKPAPITDKEAEAILRRVADGSDKPKPKTLFEPGEVVRVADGPFADFNGVVEEVNYEKSRIQVAVLIFGRSTPVELEFSQVEKV; this comes from the coding sequence GTGGCTAAGCGTTGGTATGTTGTGCATGCTTACTCGGGTTACGAGAAGCACGTCATGCGCTCTCTGATTGAGCGCGTCAAGCTTGCCGGCATGGAAGATGAGTTCGGCGAGATTCTTGTTCCGACCGAGGAAGTGGTCGAGATGCGTAACGGGCAGAAGCGCAAGAGTGAGCGCAAGTTCTTCCCAGGTTACGTGCTCGTTCAGATGGAGATGAATGAGGGTACTTGGCACCTGGTCAAGGATACTCCTCGTGTGATGGGCTTTATCGGCGGTACGGCTGACAAGCCGGCGCCCATTACGGACAAAGAGGCTGAGGCCATTCTTCGTCGCGTCGCCGATGGCAGTGATAAGCCGAAACCGAAAACGCTCTTCGAGCCAGGTGAAGTGGTGCGGGTGGCCGATGGTCCGTTCGCAGATTTCAATGGCGTGGTCGAAGAGGTCAATTACGAGAAGAGCAGAATCCAGGTTGCGGTTCTTATCTTCGGTCGCTCTACGCCAGTAGAGCTGGAGTTCAGTCAGGTCGAAAAGGTTTAA
- the rplK gene encoding 50S ribosomal protein L11, protein MAKKIQAYIKLQVKAGQANPSPPVGPALGQHGVNIMEFCKAFNARTQGQEPGLPTPVIITVYSDRSFTFETKSTPAAVLLKKAAGITSGSARPNTQKVGTVTRAQLEEIAKAKQADLTAAEMEAAVRTIAGSARSMGLNVEGV, encoded by the coding sequence ATGGCTAAGAAGATTCAAGCTTACATCAAGCTTCAGGTAAAGGCCGGTCAGGCTAACCCGTCGCCGCCCGTCGGCCCCGCTCTGGGTCAGCATGGCGTCAACATCATGGAATTCTGCAAGGCGTTCAACGCCCGGACCCAGGGCCAGGAGCCCGGTCTGCCGACTCCCGTGATCATCACTGTCTACAGCGATCGCAGCTTCACTTTTGAAACCAAGAGTACTCCTGCTGCAGTGCTGCTGAAGAAAGCTGCTGGCATCACCAGCGGTTCCGCTCGCCCCAACACTCAGAAGGTCGGCACCGTCACTCGTGCGCAGTTGGAAGAGATCGCCAAGGCCAAGCAGGCTGATCTGACTGCTGCCGAAATGGAAGCTGCCGTTCGGACCATCGCTGGTTCGGCTCGTAGCATGGGTCTGAATGTGGAGGGTGTGTAA
- the rplA gene encoding 50S ribosomal protein L1, translating into MAKLTKRQKAIAEKIESGKQYAFEDAAKLLAEVSAVKFTESFDIAINLGVDPRKSDQVVRGATVLPNGTGKTVRVAVFTQGPGAEAALAAGADRVGMDDLAAEMKGGDLNYDVVIASPDAMRVVGQLGQILGPRGLMPNPKVGTVTPDVATAVKNAKAGQVRFRTDKNGIIHTSVGKVGFDAAALKQNVEALLSDLKRLKPSTSKGIYVKRVTLSTTMGPGLVIDQASLEA; encoded by the coding sequence ATGGCTAAGCTGACCAAGCGCCAGAAGGCTATCGCTGAGAAAATCGAATCCGGCAAGCAGTATGCGTTCGAAGACGCCGCCAAGCTGCTGGCAGAGGTTTCTGCTGTCAAGTTCACCGAGTCGTTCGATATCGCGATCAATCTCGGTGTCGATCCGCGTAAGTCCGACCAGGTCGTTCGCGGTGCAACCGTTCTGCCGAATGGCACTGGCAAGACCGTCCGCGTAGCCGTTTTCACCCAGGGTCCGGGCGCCGAAGCTGCTCTGGCCGCCGGTGCTGACCGCGTAGGTATGGACGATCTGGCTGCCGAAATGAAGGGCGGCGACCTGAACTATGACGTCGTCATCGCCTCTCCGGATGCTATGCGTGTCGTTGGTCAGTTGGGCCAGATTCTCGGCCCGCGTGGCCTGATGCCGAACCCGAAGGTGGGTACTGTCACTCCGGACGTCGCGACCGCTGTCAAGAACGCCAAGGCCGGTCAGGTACGTTTCCGTACTGACAAGAACGGCATCATCCACACCTCCGTGGGTAAAGTCGGTTTCGACGCCGCTGCGCTGAAGCAGAACGTCGAAGCGCTGCTGTCGGATCTGAAGCGCCTGAAGCCGTCGACGTCCAAAGGTATTTACGTCAAGCGCGTGACCCTGAGCACCACCATGGGTCCGGGACTGGTCATCGATCAGGCTTCCCTGGAAGCGTAA
- the rplJ gene encoding 50S ribosomal protein L10: MAIKLEDKKAIVAEVNEAAKAGLSAVVADARGVTVGAMTGLRKEARAAGVYVKVVRNTLLKRAVEGTQFDVLNDVFKGPTLIAFSNEHPGAAARIFKEFAKGQDKFEIKAAAFEGKFLAANQIDVLASLPTREEGIAQLMSVIQGATSKLARTLAAIRDQKEAAAA; encoded by the coding sequence GTGGCAATTAAACTCGAAGACAAGAAGGCCATCGTCGCTGAAGTCAACGAGGCTGCCAAAGCCGGTCTGTCCGCTGTCGTGGCTGATGCCCGTGGCGTGACCGTCGGCGCAATGACCGGACTCCGTAAAGAGGCCCGAGCGGCTGGTGTATACGTGAAAGTCGTGCGTAACACCCTGCTCAAGCGCGCTGTTGAAGGCACTCAGTTCGACGTGCTCAACGACGTGTTCAAAGGCCCGACCCTGATCGCATTTTCCAATGAACATCCGGGCGCTGCTGCTCGTATCTTCAAGGAATTCGCCAAGGGTCAGGACAAGTTCGAGATCAAGGCAGCTGCGTTCGAGGGCAAGTTCCTCGCAGCAAACCAGATCGACGTACTGGCAAGCCTGCCGACTCGCGAAGAGGGCATTGCACAGCTGATGAGCGTGATTCAAGGCGCCACCAGCAAGCTCGCTCGCACCCTGGCAGCTATTCGCGACCAGAAAGAAGCTGCGGCTGCCTAA
- the rplL gene encoding 50S ribosomal protein L7/L12: protein MSLTNEQIIEAIGQKSVMEIVELIKAMEETFGVTAAAAVAAGPAAAAPAAEEQTEFTIVLAEAGDKKVNVIKAVRELTGLGLKEAKAVVDGAPGVVKEGVSKEEAEAAKKALEEAGAKVELK, encoded by the coding sequence ATGTCTCTGACTAACGAGCAAATCATCGAAGCGATCGGCCAGAAATCCGTCATGGAAATCGTCGAGCTGATCAAGGCGATGGAAGAAACTTTCGGCGTTACCGCTGCTGCCGCTGTTGCCGCTGGCCCGGCTGCCGCTGCCCCGGCTGCTGAAGAGCAGACCGAGTTCACCATCGTTCTGGCCGAAGCCGGCGACAAGAAAGTGAACGTGATCAAGGCGGTTCGCGAGCTGACCGGTCTGGGCCTGAAAGAAGCCAAGGCTGTCGTTGACGGCGCCCCGGGCGTGGTCAAGGAAGGCGTTTCGAAGGAAGAAGCCGAAGCAGCCAAGAAGGCTCTGGAAGAAGCTGGCGCCAAAGTCGAGCTCAAGTAA
- the rpoB gene encoding DNA-directed RNA polymerase subunit beta: protein MAYSYTEKKRIRKDFSKLPHVMDVPYLLAIQLDSYREFLQAGATKDQFRDIGLHAAFKSVFPIISYSGNAALEYVGYRLGEPAFDVKECVLRGVTFAVPLRVKVRLIIFDKESSNKAIKDIKEQEVYMGEIPLMTENGTFIINGTERVIVSQLHRSPGVFFDHDRGKTHSSGKLLYSARIIPYRGSWLDFEFDPKDAVFVRIDRRRKLPASVLLRALNYSTEEILDAFYDTNVFHVKGETLALELVPQRLRGEIATFDIKDDSGKVIVEQGRRITARHINQLDKSGIKELEMPMDYVLGRTVAKAIVHPATGEIIAECNTELTVDVMAKIVKAQVVRFETLYTNDIDCGPFISDTLKIDSTTNQLEALVEIYRMMRPGEPPTKDAAETLFNNLFFAAERYDLSAVGRMKFNRRIGRTEIEGSGVLSREDIVAVLKTLVDIRNGKGIVDDIDHLGNRRVRCVGEMAENQFRVGLVRVERAVKERLSMAESEGLMPQDLINAKPVAAAVKEFFGSSQLSQFMDQNNPLSEITHKRRVSALGPGGLTRERAGFEVRDVHPTHYGRVCPIETPEGPNIGLINSLAAYARTNQYGFLESPYRVVKDGEVTDEIVFLSAIEEADHVIAQASAKLDGRKLVDELVAVRHLNEFTVKAPEDVTLMDVSPKQVVSVAASLIPFLEHDDANRALMGSNMQRQAVPTLRSDKPLVGTGMERNVARDSGVCVVARRGGVIDSVDASRIVVRVRDDEVETGEAGVDIYNLTKYTRSNQNTCINQRPLVRKGDVVARGDIMADGPSTDMGELALGQNMRVAFMPWNGYNFEDSILLSERVVQEDRFTTIHIQELTCVSRDTKLGPEEITADIPNVGEAALNKLDEAGIVYVGAEVGPGDILVGKVTPKGETQLTPEEKLLRAIFGEKASDVKDTSLRVPTGTKGTVIDVQVFIRDGVERDSRALAIEKMQLDEIRKDLNEEFRIVEGATFERLRSALVGATAEGGAGLKKGVVITDEILDGLEHGQWFKLRMAEDALNEQLEKAQAYLSDRRQLIDDKFEDKKRKLQQGDDLAPGVLKIVKVYLAIKRRIQPGDKMAGRHGNKGVVSVIMPVEDMPHDANGTPVDIVLNPLGVPSRMNVGQILETHLGLAAKGLGEKINLMLEEQRKVAELRKFLHEIYNEIGGRQENLDDLSDQEVLDLANNLRKGVPMATPVFDGAKEREIKAMLKLADLPESGQMQLFDGRTGNAFERTTTVGYMYMLKLNHLVDDKMHARSTGSYSLVTQQPLGGKAQFGGQRFGEMEVWALEAYGAAYTLQEMLTVKSDDVNGRTKMYKNIVDGDHRMEAGMPESFNVLIKEIRSLGIDIDLETE, encoded by the coding sequence ATGGCTTACTCATACACTGAGAAAAAACGTATCCGCAAGGACTTTAGCAAGTTACCGCACGTGATGGACGTGCCGTATCTTTTGGCCATCCAGCTGGATTCGTATCGCGAATTCCTGCAGGCGGGAGCGACCAAAGATCAGTTCCGCGACATTGGCTTGCATGCAGCCTTCAAATCCGTTTTCCCGATTATCAGCTATTCCGGCAATGCAGCGCTGGAATACGTCGGCTATCGCCTGGGCGAGCCGGCTTTCGATGTCAAGGAATGTGTCCTGCGCGGCGTGACCTTCGCCGTTCCGCTGCGCGTCAAGGTGCGCCTGATCATTTTCGACAAAGAGTCGTCGAACAAGGCCATCAAGGACATCAAGGAACAGGAAGTCTACATGGGGGAAATCCCCCTCATGACCGAGAACGGTACCTTCATCATCAACGGTACCGAACGCGTCATCGTTTCCCAGCTGCATCGTTCGCCGGGCGTGTTCTTCGATCATGACCGCGGCAAGACCCACAGCTCCGGCAAGCTGCTGTACTCCGCGCGCATCATTCCTTACCGCGGCTCCTGGCTGGACTTCGAATTCGATCCGAAGGACGCAGTGTTCGTCCGTATCGACCGTCGCCGCAAGTTGCCGGCTTCGGTTCTTCTGCGTGCGCTCAATTACAGCACCGAAGAGATCCTGGACGCCTTCTACGATACCAACGTCTTCCACGTCAAAGGCGAAACCCTGGCGCTGGAACTGGTACCGCAGCGTCTGCGCGGCGAGATCGCTACTTTCGACATCAAGGATGACAGCGGCAAAGTCATCGTCGAGCAGGGCCGTCGCATCACCGCTCGCCACATCAACCAGCTCGACAAGTCCGGCATCAAAGAACTCGAGATGCCAATGGACTACGTCCTGGGTCGTACCGTCGCCAAGGCGATCGTGCATCCGGCCACTGGCGAGATCATCGCCGAGTGCAACACCGAGCTGACCGTCGACGTCATGGCGAAGATCGTCAAGGCGCAGGTCGTACGCTTCGAGACGCTGTACACCAACGACATCGATTGTGGTCCGTTCATTTCCGACACGCTGAAGATCGATTCGACCACCAATCAGCTCGAAGCGCTGGTCGAGATCTATCGCATGATGCGCCCGGGCGAGCCGCCAACCAAGGACGCCGCCGAGACGCTGTTCAACAACCTGTTCTTCGCTGCCGAGCGCTACGACCTGTCGGCTGTCGGCCGGATGAAGTTCAACCGCCGTATCGGTCGTACCGAGATCGAGGGCTCCGGCGTACTGAGCCGTGAGGATATCGTCGCGGTTCTGAAGACCCTGGTCGACATCCGCAACGGCAAAGGCATCGTTGACGACATCGATCACCTGGGTAACCGTCGCGTGCGCTGTGTCGGCGAAATGGCCGAAAACCAGTTCCGCGTTGGCCTGGTGCGCGTCGAGCGTGCGGTCAAAGAGCGTCTGTCGATGGCCGAAAGCGAAGGCCTGATGCCGCAGGACCTGATCAATGCCAAGCCGGTTGCGGCGGCGGTGAAGGAGTTCTTCGGTTCCAGCCAGCTCTCGCAGTTCATGGACCAGAACAACCCGCTTTCGGAGATCACCCACAAGCGCCGCGTCTCCGCACTCGGCCCGGGCGGTCTGACCCGTGAGCGTGCCGGCTTCGAGGTGCGTGACGTGCACCCGACTCACTACGGCCGTGTCTGCCCGATCGAAACTCCGGAAGGTCCGAACATCGGTCTGATCAACTCGCTGGCCGCCTACGCCCGCACCAACCAGTATGGCTTCCTGGAAAGTCCGTACCGCGTGGTCAAGGATGGCGAAGTCACCGACGAGATCGTATTCCTCTCGGCAATCGAAGAAGCCGACCACGTCATCGCTCAGGCCAGCGCCAAGCTGGACGGTCGCAAGCTGGTCGACGAGCTGGTGGCTGTGCGTCATCTGAACGAATTCACCGTCAAGGCGCCGGAAGACGTGACCCTGATGGACGTCTCTCCGAAGCAGGTCGTCTCCGTCGCTGCCTCGCTGATTCCGTTCCTCGAGCACGACGACGCCAACCGCGCGCTGATGGGTTCCAACATGCAGCGTCAGGCCGTGCCGACCCTGCGTTCGGACAAGCCGCTGGTAGGTACCGGCATGGAGCGCAACGTGGCACGCGACTCCGGCGTCTGCGTGGTCGCTCGTCGCGGCGGCGTGATCGACTCGGTCGATGCCAGCCGTATCGTGGTGCGCGTGCGTGACGATGAGGTCGAGACCGGCGAAGCGGGTGTCGACATCTATAACCTGACCAAGTACACCCGCTCCAACCAGAACACCTGCATCAACCAGCGTCCGCTGGTGCGCAAGGGTGACGTGGTGGCGCGTGGCGACATCATGGCCGACGGTCCGTCCACCGACATGGGCGAGCTGGCACTGGGTCAGAACATGCGCGTCGCGTTCATGCCGTGGAACGGCTACAACTTCGAGGACTCCATCCTCCTCTCGGAGCGCGTGGTTCAGGAAGACCGTTTTACCACTATCCATATCCAGGAACTGACCTGCGTGTCGCGCGACACCAAGCTCGGCCCAGAGGAGATCACCGCAGACATCCCGAACGTGGGTGAGGCTGCGCTGAACAAGCTGGACGAGGCCGGTATCGTCTACGTCGGTGCCGAAGTCGGCCCAGGCGACATCCTGGTCGGCAAGGTGACGCCGAAGGGCGAAACCCAGCTGACCCCGGAAGAGAAGCTGCTACGTGCGATCTTCGGTGAGAAGGCTTCCGACGTGAAAGACACGTCCCTGCGTGTGCCGACCGGCACCAAGGGCACCGTCATCGACGTGCAGGTGTTCATCCGCGACGGCGTCGAGCGCGACTCCCGTGCGCTGGCCATCGAGAAGATGCAGCTCGACGAGATCCGCAAGGACCTCAATGAAGAGTTCCGTATCGTCGAAGGCGCCACGTTCGAGCGTCTGCGCTCGGCCTTGGTCGGTGCGACTGCCGAGGGCGGTGCAGGTCTGAAGAAGGGTGTCGTGATCACCGACGAGATCCTCGACGGGCTCGAGCATGGCCAGTGGTTCAAGCTGCGCATGGCCGAAGACGCGCTGAATGAGCAGTTGGAGAAGGCCCAGGCCTACCTCTCCGATCGCCGTCAGCTGATCGACGACAAGTTCGAAGACAAGAAGCGCAAGCTGCAGCAGGGCGACGACCTCGCACCGGGCGTGCTGAAGATCGTCAAGGTCTATCTGGCCATCAAGCGTCGCATCCAGCCGGGCGACAAGATGGCCGGTCGTCACGGTAACAAGGGTGTGGTCTCGGTGATCATGCCGGTCGAAGACATGCCGCATGATGCCAACGGTACGCCGGTGGACATCGTCCTGAACCCGCTGGGTGTACCGTCGCGTATGAACGTCGGGCAGATCCTCGAAACCCACCTGGGCCTTGCGGCCAAGGGCCTGGGCGAGAAGATCAACCTGATGCTCGAAGAGCAGCGCAAGGTCGCCGAGCTGCGCAAGTTCCTGCACGAGATCTACAACGAGATCGGCGGGCGTCAGGAAAATCTGGACGACCTGAGCGATCAGGAAGTGCTGGACCTGGCGAACAACCTGCGCAAGGGCGTGCCGATGGCGACCCCGGTGTTCGACGGTGCCAAGGAGCGCGAGATCAAGGCCATGCTGAAGCTGGCCGATCTGCCGGAAAGTGGCCAGATGCAGCTGTTCGACGGCCGTACCGGTAATGCGTTCGAGCGCACCACCACCGTCGGCTACATGTACATGCTCAAGCTGAACCACCTGGTCGACGACAAGATGCACGCGCGTTCCACCGGTTCGTACAGTCTGGTCACCCAGCAGCCGCTGGGCGGCAAGGCGCAGTTCGGTGGTCAGCGTTTCGGGGAGATGGAGGTCTGGGCCCTGGAGGCCTATGGCGCCGCGTACACCCTGCAGGAAATGCTCACGGTCAAGTCGGACGACGTGAACGGGCGGACCAAGATGTACAAGAACATCGTGGACGGCGATCACCGCATGGAGGCCGGCATGCCGGAGTCCTTCAACGTGCTGATCAAAGAAATCCGCTCGCTCGGTATCGATATCGATCTGGAAACCGAATAA